One window of the Pristis pectinata isolate sPriPec2 chromosome 13, sPriPec2.1.pri, whole genome shotgun sequence genome contains the following:
- the ddx28 gene encoding probable ATP-dependent RNA helicase DDX28 — MLGCGCARLRALLRESPGLRYSAGAASRVSAAADDRLPVIRVPQKVRLRLQEKPGRAAGNEAAAVRLARPGRLLIAAKRPHLNQHAGHTFGKFDRVPLVSKGWKHRKAAGDYFVINNTRTQPPVLPEEEEEGVRGKVRSFSSLGLCEELRNALDRMGISRPTKVQAQTIAALMRRKNVLCAAETGSGKTLSYLLPLMHTLISEGREATEDDRQGPRGLVLLPSRELADQVRQVARSLASNLNLNVHTIGGGRGIGSVKRTLSSGQIDLLISTPGVLWKALKRDFISLHDLIYLVLDEADTLFDESFVALLEDILHQTQIASNVSETHGVERKAQLVVTGATFPGGVGELLSKVTDLGSIATIKSKGLHYLMPHVKQKFMKVKRADKVSDFLKMLKELLAERPGIGILVFCNNAATVNWLGYVLEDHAVKHSRLQGNMQAEKRSGIFCTFQQGLIDVLLCTDIASRGLDTQRVEIVINYDFPPTLCDYIHRAGRVGRVGSKVLGTVVSFVTHPWDVELVQKIETSARQKVILPGMESKISEPVRKNVPEL, encoded by the coding sequence ATGCTGGGGTGCGGATGTGCGCGGCTTCGGGCGCTGCTGAGGGAGAGCCCTGGGTTGCGGTACTCGGCCGGAGCAGCCTCCCGGGTGTCCGCCGCCGCTGACGACCGGCTGCCCGTCATTCGCGTCCCTCAGAAGGTGCGGTTGCGGCTGCAGGAGAAGCCGGGGCGGGCGGCGGGGAACGAGGCGGCGGCGGTGAGGTTGGCCAGGCCCGGGCGCCTGCTTATCGCGGCCAAGCGGCCTCACCTGAACCAGCACGCCGGCCACACTTTCGGCAAGTTCGACCGGGTGCCCCTGGTCTCCAAGGGCTGGAAGCACAGGAAAGCGGCCGGGGATTACTTTGTCATCAACAACACCCGCACCCAGCCGCCGGTCCTGcccgaagaggaggaggagggggtcagGGGAAAGGTGCGAAGCTTCAGCTCGCTGGGGCTGTGCGAAGAGTTGCGGAACGCCCTGGACAGGATGGGCATCTCCCGCCCCACCAAGGTGCAGGCACAAACCATTGCAGCCCTGATGAGAAGGAAGAACGTGCTGTGTGCCGCCGAGACCGGCAGCGGCAAGACTCTGAGCTACCTGCTGCCTTTAATGCACACCTTAATCTCCGAGGGCCGGGAGGCGACGGAGGACGACCGGCAGGGGCCGCGTGGACTGGTGCTGCTCCCGTCCCGGGAGCTGGCTGACCAGGTCCGGCAAGTGGCTCGATCGCTGGCATCCAACTTAAACCTCAACGTGCACACGATCGGGGGAGGCCGTGGGATTGGCAGCGTGAAACGAACCCTATCCTCGGGACAGATCGACCTCCTGATATCCACACCCGGAGTCCTGTGGAAGGCCTTGAAAAGAGACTTTATCAGTCTCCATGACTTGATCTACCTCGTACTGGATGAGGCGGACACTCTGTTCGATGAAAGCTTTGTGGCGTTACTGGAGGACATACTCCACCAGACCCAAATCGCTTCAAACGTCTCTGAAACCCATGGGGTGGAAAGGAAAGCTCAGTTGGTGGTGACAGGGGCAACGTTCCCGGGTGGTGTGGGAGAACTTCTCAGCAAAGTCACCGATTTAGGCAGCATTGCCACCATAAAGAGCAAGGGGCTTCATTACCTCATGCCACACGTGAAGCAGAAATTTATGAAAGTGAAGCGTGCTGATAAAGTGTCTGACTTCCTGAAAATGTTGAAGGAGCTACTTGCAGAAAGACCTGGCATTGGAATTCTTGTGTTTTGCAACAATGCAGCAACAGTTAATTGGCTTGGTTATGTTTTGGAGGACCACGCTGTCAAACACTCCCGGCTGCAGGGGAATATGCAAGCTGAAAAGCGAAGTGGCATCTTTTGTACTTTTCAGCAGGGTCTGATAGATGTACTACTTTGCACAGACATTGCATCCAGGGGATTGGACACTCAGAGGGTGGAAATTGTAATTAATTATGATTTCCCACCAACTCTGTGTGATTATATCCATCGAGCGGGGCGGGTGGGACGTGTTGGGAGCAAGGTTTTGGGTACTGTCGTTAGTTTTGTTACACATCCCTGGGATGTTGAACTGGTCCAGAAAATTGAAACTTCAGCACGCCAAAAAGTGATACTCCCTGGCATGGAATCCAAAATCAGCGAACCTGTGAGGAAAAATGTACCAGAATTATGA
- the galr1b gene encoding galanin receptor type 1b — protein MDTDSMIFSNDSAHWGNASSGFFEDGLEVVIVPITFGLIFLLGVVGNTLVLIVLGRAKSRRSGSTTNIFILNLSIASLSFLVFCVPFEATIYSLPEWVFGAFLCKTVHYFKTVTMLVSIFTMVTMSVDRYIAVVHSKRPPCIRNKRNAWAGVALSWLLSLLAAVPVAQHQTLLVGDRRAPNKSFCWDVWHNKTQQHVYKVAILIIGYLLPLLLICFCYAKILFHLHKKMKNMSKKSKRSKKKTALTVMLVVAAFLLSWLPEHIITMWAQFGVFPLTDASLAFRIISHCMVYGNSCINPIIYAFLSENFQKSCHQVFVCKFLFLCPIEEKVVRIRMDNFAATHSKTNP, from the exons ATGGATACGGACAGCATGATCTTCAGCAATGACAGCGCTCACTGGGGAAACGCCAGCTCGGGTTTCTTCGAGGACGGGCTAGAGGTGGTGATAGTGCCCATTACCTTTGGCTTGATATTCCTTCTCGGCGTTGTTGGGAACACCCTGGTGTTGATCGTCCTGGGACGGGCCAAGTCGAGGAGATCGGGGAGTACAACCAACATCTTCATCCTGAACCTCAGCATCGCCAGTCTCTCCTTCCTGGTTTTCTGTGTGCCCTTCGAAGCCACGATTTACTCGCTCCCCGAGTGGGTATTTGGCGCTTTCCTTTGCAAGACGGTACACTATTTTAAGACGGTCACCATGCTGGTGAGCATCTTCACCATGGTGACCATGTCGGTGGACAGATACATCGCCGTGGTCCACTCCAAGCGACCCCCGTGCATCCGAAACAAGAGGAACGCCTGGGCGGGAGTGGCGCTGAGTTGGCTGCTGTCGCTGTTGGCTGCCGTGCCCGTGGCGCAGCACCAGACCCTACTGGTGGGAGACAGGAGAGCCCCCAACAAGTCCTTCTGCTGGGATGTATGGCACAACAAAACCCAGCAGCACGTCTACAAAGTGGCCATCCTGATCATCGGCTACCTGCTGCCCTTGCTGCTGATCTGCTTCTGCTATGCCAAG ATCTTGTTTCATCTCCACAAGAAGATGAAGAACATGTCGAAGAAATCAAAGCGATCCAAGAAAAAG ACTGCCCTGACGGTCATGCTGGTTGTTGCCGCCTTTCTTCTGTCTTGGCTGCCTGAACACATCATAACCATGTGGGCACAGTTTGGAGTTTTCCCTCTAACTGATGCATCGCTAGCGTTCAGAATTATCTCTCATTGCATGGTGTATGGGAACTCCTGCATCAACCCCATAATATATGCATTCCTTTCGGAAAATTTTCAGAAATCCTGCCATCAGGTCTTTGTGTGCAAATTCCTTTTCCTGTGTCCCATTGAGGAAAAAGTTGTAAGGATTCGCATGGACAACTTTGCTGCAACCCATTCAAAAACAAACCCTTGA